Proteins encoded in a region of the Chitinivibrionales bacterium genome:
- a CDS encoding DUF2341 domain-containing protein, with amino-acid sequence SSAPTQTASGSSDSGNPKIIAVIRYDDTTPAAGAVARIRPADYLSGGSSSGDSLVTDDSGRIVVDSLAEGQYRMEIADNKGFAVLVDFATADTAVRVERILQPTGSLAGSVVNAQIPGEQIVQVYGMERRSPVPADGSFSFDNLPAGLFRLRIADSDTVSGKEMAVGGLQVNSGSQTGISADVRWSNSAMLYLNTTPVGAGIDSTVVKFPLLVRFPLSDFEFQVSDFQPDGADLRFTKPDGTPLGHEVDFWDPVTQNAAVWVLMDTVYGACDTQFIQMRWGNDQAASADSTIYDTSDGFAGVWHFSPTAPLADATPNGNTVLVDCTDAASGYIGDARYFDGTDSMFIADALTLEPPSLTLSCWIRTDGPQERVAKIINKGHTAKPYFSYTIELRYDPSIIGFQIADIDSFYHVLESVYSIPDQKWMHITGSFDGATGIGLFYIDGVPNGRFTSHAAINYYTESDFGTYLGCQKGGSAFFKGWIDEVRVENRARTNAWIRLSYENQRIDSRLIEYGALEF; translated from the coding sequence CAGCAGTGCACCCACCCAGACCGCCAGCGGAAGCTCCGATTCGGGCAACCCGAAAATTATTGCCGTGATCCGGTACGATGATACCACTCCTGCGGCCGGGGCCGTTGCAAGGATCCGACCTGCCGACTACTTGAGCGGCGGGAGTTCTTCGGGCGATTCTCTTGTTACCGACGATTCCGGGCGGATCGTTGTCGACAGTCTTGCCGAGGGGCAGTACCGCATGGAAATTGCCGATAATAAAGGATTCGCTGTCCTGGTTGATTTTGCAACAGCCGACACTGCGGTTCGGGTTGAGCGTATCCTTCAGCCGACCGGCTCGCTTGCTGGCTCAGTTGTCAATGCTCAAATACCCGGCGAGCAGATCGTGCAGGTTTACGGAATGGAACGCCGCAGCCCTGTTCCGGCCGATGGTTCCTTTTCGTTCGATAATCTTCCGGCCGGCCTTTTCCGCCTGCGAATTGCAGACAGCGATACGGTTTCAGGGAAGGAAATGGCAGTCGGCGGGCTTCAGGTAAACAGTGGTTCGCAGACCGGCATTTCCGCCGATGTCCGATGGTCAAACTCCGCAATGCTCTATCTGAACACAACCCCGGTCGGCGCCGGCATAGACAGCACTGTAGTCAAATTTCCGCTTCTGGTCCGTTTTCCCCTTTCGGATTTCGAATTTCAGGTTTCGGATTTCCAGCCAGACGGCGCAGACCTTCGATTCACCAAACCCGACGGTACACCGCTCGGACATGAGGTTGATTTCTGGGATCCTGTCACACAAAATGCCGCTGTCTGGGTATTAATGGATACGGTCTACGGCGCATGCGATACGCAGTTTATTCAGATGCGATGGGGGAATGATCAAGCCGCTTCCGCTGATTCCACAATCTATGATACATCAGACGGTTTCGCCGGTGTATGGCATTTCAGCCCGACAGCACCGCTAGCTGATGCGACGCCAAACGGCAATACGGTGCTGGTCGATTGTACCGACGCCGCTTCCGGATATATCGGCGATGCCCGCTATTTTGACGGCACCGATTCCATGTTTATTGCCGATGCCCTCACGCTTGAACCGCCCAGCCTTACGCTTTCCTGCTGGATCAGGACCGATGGCCCTCAGGAGCGCGTTGCAAAAATTATCAATAAAGGCCATACCGCAAAACCTTATTTCTCCTACACGATCGAATTGCGCTATGATCCCTCAATCATCGGATTTCAAATTGCCGATATCGATAGTTTCTATCATGTTCTGGAATCGGTGTATTCTATTCCGGACCAGAAATGGATGCATATCACCGGAAGCTTTGACGGCGCTACCGGTATCGGACTTTTTTATATTGACGGCGTTCCAAACGGCCGATTTACCTCTCATGCAGCAATTAATTACTACACAGAGAGCGATTTCGGAACCTATCTGGGCTGTCAGAAAGGCGGCTCTGCGTTTTTCAAAGGATGGATCGATGAAGTGCGCGTGGAAAACCGGGCGCGCACCAAT